CCTGACGCCACTTTTCCATGGATGCCTGTAGAGGGGAGATGAGCTCGGTGACGTGCCCGCACACCTGCATGGTCAGCACATTTCGCACCTCGCCGCGCAAGATGGTTGCCTGGTGTGCAATGGTGTTCTGGAGGACATGAATTTCCTTCTAGTGTAGCTCCTTCACTGTCGGTAGGGAGGGTCTGAAGTCGAGGAAGTCCTCCGGATGTTGATGCAAGCGGTCATCATGTTCCCTGGCGGGCATGGGCAGCCGGGATTTGACCGGGATCTCCACCGGCTATTCATGCGGGTGGACTTCATTTTCCCTAGTGGGCGTCGGCTGCCAGGATCCAGCCCGAACCTCCACTGACCGGCGGTATCCCTCATCGTAGTTCCTGCCGTAGTGACGTCTGCGGGGAGAGCGTGTGCGGTCTCGGCATGGAGCACGGTCGTCCATGGCCGCCGAGCGTGTGTGATCACGGTCACGCTCATGACCGCCCCGAAGTTGACGCGTATCTTCATCGTCGTAGTTGTCTCAGCAGTGCCATGTTAGGTCACTGCGGGGGTGATCATCGCCATCGTGTCGGTAGCTGCTCTGTCTCGGGAGTCTATCCTCGCGGCCGGTGTTGTTGTCTTCAGGCTGGCACAGAGGGAGCGGGTGACAACTCGACACCGTTGAAGGGACGTCAGCCAGTGCACCATCGATAACACCGTACCTCCAGGTCAGCATGTGCTTAGACGGTGCGAGCATCGGTGCCGCTGTCCCAACAGAGTAGAAGGTGGATGCGAAAGGGTTGTTTTTGGTGGCTCTGTGATCTTCAATGATCTCCAAGTGGATGAGCACACAATACTTAATACCGTGTTGCCAGTGCTAAGGGAGGCGATTGAGATGGAGACCGTCTGAGCGCCATCAGATGAGTGGTGTGTGAAGAGGAGCCACACCGTTTTATGGATGCCGCTTGGGTTGGAGGTCCACGCCCACAAATCAATTGCACGAGTGTCTGCCGGCTGCACCAGATTGGTCTCAATGCATTGCAGGGCACACGAACGGGAGACAATGCACTTGATGACATCCGGAGACCGAGCGTGAATGGGCACACCGTCGAGGCGCAGTCGCACCCTGAAGAAGATCTCGATGCCGAGAGCCAGGCTCAGACTTCGCCATGGTCGAAGGCACAACTCGATGTCATGCCGCTTGATCCACCCTTGATTGAGTGCCGTCACACAGTGGGCACGATGCATGAACTTGATGAGGAAAGGTTCCGGCTAGTGCTACATGACGAAGATGTCGTCACGGCAGAGATGCTGATCGGCGATGACAAAACACCCCCTACAGATCAATGGAGACATTATTCAGGCATCAATGCTAGATAGGACTTCATCTATATTTTGTGTGTGACGTTTTTATTCATGTCCTCCATATCGCCCATCCCGAATTTGTGGTAGTTAGGTATGCAACCTGCACGTCAAGTAAATAAAAATATGCAGAACCTTCAAAGTTTATACCTCAGAAGTATAACAGAAGCGAACCCTCTGCCCGGCCCTCCCGCACAAGTGCAGTTGCCTGCGCCTCTTAGCTAGCTCAGCTACGTCGTCTTCACAGCTGACAGTGTGCACAACTGAGCGGCGGCCAGCATGAGCAAGCTCGACTACTGCTTCAGCAATGACTACATGGTGCTGCGGCCGGACAGGGCCGGCCCGGTCGAGCTCCTGCACCTCCTCTTCTCGCCCAAGGTCGGCCGGAACAGGGCCGTCGACTGCTTCACCAGCACCGAGATCCGCAGCTTCAGCCGCCGGCTCGCCATCTTCCTCAACCTCCTCCTGCAGATCGTCCTCCTCGCGCTCACGGGCCCCCTGGCCGCCCTCGGCGGGGCCGTTGAGTTCGTGCTCAACctcgtcgacaacatcctccACGGTCAGTGCAAGTCGTAAACGACACGTACCACGACAGTGCAGAGAACTGGTGTTTGATAGTTCGTCGTGGTTGCACAGGAAGGATGGAGTATCCCGATAAATCGTCGCCGACGTACCGATCCATGACCGGGCTCATCGACCGGCGAGTCGATCTGGACAGGAGCATCAAGCCTACGGACAACCGGTACGACGCCGCGCTCTGCGTCATGGCGTCCAAACTGGCATACGAGAACGAGGCCTTCATCCAAAACGTGGTAACGCGCCACTGGCAGGTACCGCGTATTCCCAGCGCCAGTTTCTCTTCGCATACATGTCTTAGATCGATTTCGGAAAAGCTGAAACGACCACACTTTGGTGCAGATGGAGTTCGTGCGTTTCTACAACTGCTGGAACGGTAAGATCGACCCAAGAACTTCACACAAACTAACATGCATGATAATTGCTATGCATATGTGCACTTGTAACCCGCTCGTTTTCTCTCTCGTGCTGTTCAGAGTTCCAGAACGCGTACACGGCGCAGGCGTTCGTGTTCTGCGACAAGCCGGTGGACGCGGACCTGATCGTTGTGGCGTTCCGCGGGACGAGGCCGTTCGACGCGGCGCGGTGGTGCGCCGACCTGGATCCGTCGTGGTACAAGATCCCCCGCCTCGGGCGCGCGCGCGCCGCCTACACTCACGCGCTCGGCGCGCAGCGCAACATCGGTTGGCCCAAGTGGGTCGAGCACATCAAGGGCAAACCCCAAAAGGTCTTCACTTCGTCGTGTCTCAGTGCATGCATACCGCAGCGGCGCCAATCGCTAGAACACGCTCCTGACTGAACGTTTTTGCAGGTGTTCGCGTACTACATGATCCGCGACGCGGTGAAGGAGCTGCTGGAGGCGAACAAGAAGGCGCGGCTGCTGGTGACCGGGCACGGGTCCGGCGGCGCGCTGGCGGTGCTGTTCCCGGCGATCCTGGCGTACCACAAGGAGAAGGCGGTGCTGGACCGGCTGGCCGGGGTGTACACGTTTGGGCAGCCGCGGGTCGGCGACGCCATGCTTGCCATGTTCATCGAGAGGAACCTGGACAGGCCCAAGAAGCGGCACTTCCGGATCACCTACGGCGATGACCCGCTGCCGCGGCTGCCCAACGAGAGCTCCGCCGTCCATTTCCTGCACTTCGGGCTCGGCCTCCACTTCGACAAATGTTACAAGCTCAAGGTGATCAATCAATATTGCTTTTCTCTTCTCATGCAGCACAAATGCCTGTTCTTATGTTCAGTGAACATCGTTTTTCACTCgcattccattatctaaaaaaagttcAGTTCTTACTACTCTATCTAGCAAGTAGAAAAGTCAGCTAAATTACCAGAGTTTCCAGAATATGAAACAGCATTAATTGATTAGACGAAGAGCCAAAACGCAACGATTTCTCCTGTTCTCTTCTGACGATCGCTGTTCCACAAGCACGGTGTATTTTCTCGAACACATGTGAAAGGAACGGTTTTATAATTGGCGCTACTTTGGTCATTTTACGCGGAGCGATAGGCATTCGAGATTCGAGAACGTTCAATCCAGAGGACACCGATTGAAAGGGAAATTTTTGTTCAGTTCGTATGCTACTAGTAGCAAGTGTCATTGGTTCTGCAaggtcacaatttttttttctttcatggtTCTAGAAGTGACAAGAAAAATGAATTGTGGAGGAAACGAACCGAGGTACACGAATTGTACTCCAGAACCACCAAACTCTTCAAGTCCACCAAAACTAAATTCCCTACAAATGAAAGAAAACAAATACGGAACAGAATCTTCTGGAATACTCATTTCAGTTTGACATAACGTGTGAAACAAACCAATGAATCTTATGACTGTATGTCCATTAAACCTCTGCATTTTCATTTCCTTGCATGCAGGTGCTGAGGGATATACCGGGCGAGCCGACCTCCTCTTCGCCGCTGGACTTCGTGACGAGCCGCATCAACTCGGCGTGGGAGCTCGGACGCAGCGTTCACCTGGGCTACCGGCGTGGCGCGTACTTCCGAGAagggtggctgctgctgctggtgaggaTCCTGGCGCTGGCGCTGCCCGGCCTGCCGTTCCACAGGGTGCAGGACTACGTCAACGCCATCGTGCTGGGCGCCTACATTCCCAAGGATAACTGAGCCGTCAGAGCCCTGCGCCATGCACTGATCCATGCATATGCAGTATGCAGAAAATTCGAGTCATGTATGCTGAGGTCGTCCAACTTGGATTGCAGGGGCCTGCAACTTGTAGTACTTACGTAAGCATGCACCAACATTTCATCGAGAGCCGCCAACAGTCTGTCATGTATGTAAGCACTTGCTGTACTGAACTACGAACAAGTTAATGCAGACCCTAAATAAAGGATGTAAGCATAACTAGCTCTTACTATGTGTGTCTTGTCATCCtctgttttttttaaaggacTTAATTATTTGCTACTGTCTCGGTCTTTATTAGAGATCATAAATTGACTGACTCCGCCCTGGAGCTATATAATATGGCCACAAGCACGGCTCCTCTTAGAGCACAGAGGCACAGTTATAGAGACTGGGGAAATAAATCTCCAATAGGACTACTACGGCCAGCAGCACTCGAACGCAGGGGGCAGACGCTACAACGAGCGAACCTATCAACTAGTAGCTATCAACTCGTGAGTAAAAGTGTTGAAGTATATTGTCCACCTTTTACTTCTTGGCTTAAACTTTTAGATGAGTTGGGTGATACGTGGAAAATTGTGAGGCAGCAATTGTGTAGTCGCTCTGCTTTGATGACAAACAATCGCTTTGTCAGCTCGCTGAGTTCGATGCAATTTCAGTCATGGTTGAAAGAGTTCAAGTCGGAAACACAAAGGCCTCTCGCGTTGTCTTCCAGGAGACGAGGAAGGCGGCCCAAACCCCGGAACAACAAGGCCCCCGCCCACTCGACCAGTGTGGccatcgtcgtcgccggccgGCGGTGGTGCCAAGTGGTGACCGTCCGCGGGCTCCCCCCTCCATGTTTTTCCTATTCTTCCTTAGCTTTGAAGTTTTGTGTTGTTCTGTTGTTTGTGGTGGTCGTGGCTGCCGGTGTGCTGCCCGCCGGTGCGGTGGTGTAGATCCACGTGAGGCCTCTCGCGTCGTCTTTTATGCGACGACCAACGAGGTGTTGCTGTGAAGTTCCTGCCTCGTGTTGGGTGACTGCAAGCGAGGGACTGGTGTGCTGGTGGCAATGATGTTGGAGCTACAACGTCTGCGTTGCGCGCGATGCGTGACATCGATGTCACGACACCGGCGGTCGGGTTGCGTGTGTCGGTCAGTGTGCTTAGTTGGCTTGTTAATGTGGTTGGAGTTGTTTTACGGTGTTCTGAGTCTAGTTAAGCTAGATCATATGTACATTGTGGTCATGATTTTAGCCGTTTTTCCCTAATTAACTGAGTGTTACAAGTTTTAACCtcgttttttcttaaaaacggAGCACCTTTTTTCTTACATGAAACGAAAGCTCTCCTGTGTTATAGTTAAAAAAGATAAAGTCATGGTTTGGTTGCAGGGAGCACCTGTGTGCTGTACTGCTGTGCTGTGCAACCGGGCCCCAAGCTCAGGTCCGTACGAAAGCTGTCGCCTGCGGCCTTCCCAAAGCCCATTCCCATCACATGCCAGATCTCTATCAGTATGGGCCTCACGTTCTTATTAGTTTGGAACTGGGCGTCTGGACCGCCCAATGGGCTATTCGGACTGGTTGTGTCTAGCCTGGATCTTATGTTCGTCGGGTCCAAACACAAATCACTAGTTTTGGCGGGGTTTACGTGTAAGAAAACAAAACTGCGGTGTATATTTGGATAGGGCTAGTGCTGGTTGGCTCAGGAGCGGTGGTCTTCAGTCGAGACTCCTTTCAGTCTGGCCTCTGGCGAGAGCGAACGATTCGCAGCAGAAAAGCCGGCAGCCATGGAAGGTGTAGCTGCCCAGATCGCCGTGCCGATTCTCGGCATCGTCGCCGCGGCCGCTGTGACCTTCTACACGGTCAGCTTCATGGAGCTCCGAGATGTGCGTTTTCTGTCCTTCACTCTTCCATTCTCGTGTTGTCTTCTTCCTTTCTATATACACCACGGGAGTAAATGCAATTGGCCATGCGACACGCATGCTGATTTACAAACTTCTGTTGTACACTAATACACATGCGCATCCATGATGGATGATGCAGAAATCTTTCGAGGAACTCGACGACAAGTATTCGGAGTTTGACGAGGAATCCGGCGGACGGCAGCGGCGGGCGCGCCGGAGGGCAGAGCGCGAGAGGAAGAAGCGAAATAACTGACCTCAACCAGTCAACCCCATGGTCTGCCTGTGAGAAAAGAAGATGTCGTTGCTACTTGATCAGAGCTACTGGAACAATCGAAACGATCTGTCTGTGCTTGTTCCCTGTTGTGTCGGCGACGTGCTTAAATTACTCTACCCTCCACTGTTCTTCAGTTCGAGCATGACTTCTAAAAGAAATTGTCCTTGCATTTGCAAACAATTTTATGGTACGTTTCCACCTTTCTTTATACCTGTGGATTCTGAAGAACCAATAAGAGCAGGGAAAGTGGATACAAAAGATAGTTCTTTTCAGTGAGCCCATTTTAACAGGTGTGAAAATTGCAACGTCCAATGAGAACTTGGAGCCATGCATCCGATTCGCACCCGGTTTTGATTAGATGAGCTGTACATGAATACAACCCTTCAAGAAATGTTGTGAATCTGGCGGTAAATCTCAAGCGAAATCAGCACGAGTAAACTTTGTGTGACAACTATACGTCATGTTTGGATAGAGAGGACTGGGATATAGTAGCAATCGTCCTTCTCCAAATAGAGCTCCTCTTCGTCGAATAGGACCTAGGAACAAATCCTCAAATGAACTTATAGCATCCAACACTTGTTTTGGGAGAGCTCGGGCCATGcttaattttagaaaaaaattactgTGGCTTCGGAGGAACTGGAACCATCTATTTTTTCGATCAGATGGTTTAGATTGGTTAGAATACTACCTCTTATTTAGATGTAGTATGAGTAGTATATGAGATGAGTATATGTAGTATAAGagtatttttaagaaaaaaaatatatcatggTAGTTAtattgtgcaaattcatagGTTTAATATTTAGATCGGCATGAATGCTGATTATTTGGTTGAACGATTATTTGAGAATTAGgtataaaaaaaagattgcagTGTTATTCATTAGTATGGTGAGTAAATATTAATACTATTGTCGTAATTACAGAAATATCTAATCACGTAGACGgtcagattaaatttatactacctctTACCTACAGGTAGTATAGACTACCGTAAAAGAGCTCTAATTTTATTAGCCTCACAGGCTGCTATCAGGGTCGTCCACCTTGAAGACGTTGCATCCCAATCTAGCTCTTTCAAGGAGGACACGAGATTGAGATGTCGTTGGACCCTTCTTGGAGATAAGGTGCTTGTCTGGAACTCACGGGTTCACCAGTTGAGTCGTCAGTTGGTCGTGCTATGCGATCGCTCGTCGCTGTTTGATGATAACGGTTGGTTGTGTGTAATTTTAGGGTCAGTATCTGACCGATTGTTAGAGGCTATGTTAGGTTGTAGATGCTTGTGTAATGCTGTGGGTGTCTCTGTTGTTTGCTTCTTATATTGCGGGATGATAGCGATTGTTAGGAGTCTTCAAGATCATCTCAATCCATGGTGTAAGCTAATACATGTTGGTATTTTCATCCTTATGTGGACAGTAGAAATAGCGTCATGTAAGCATTTCGGTTTTGATGTTTAAGGTGGTTTGAGCTATAAATCTAGGTTTGAGACTCATTGTTGCTTTGTGCACAACCCGTTTCagccttttctcttttctttcttattttacTTTTTTACTTATGTAATTGTTTGGTGCATCAATATTTTGCAGGGTTCATAGCCCAGATCAATATTTACTATCgaaataaaactttattcattaAAGAATGGATCGCACTTAATAATCATGACCCAAGTTTTTGCAAAAATAGCCCCTAATTCAGAtccattttttttcatataagcCCCTAAAAGGACCTCGATTATTACCCTTTTTTTTTGCGGGGATTATTACCCTTGACCCTATTGTTTTTCAAATAAGATCCTAAATCGAATAATCACAATctaaatatttacaaaatagcCCTTCGTTTTGACTGTGATACTCCGTGGCAGCGGAGCGGAGCGAAGCCGGCGCATGGCGACAGGCCGACAGCATCTCCGGCGGCAGCGCGAAGATCACAGCCCTTACATAGTCAGAGGTTGGTTAACCGGCGTCATTTGATGCTAGGAGAAGGCGCCTGGAAGGTCTTGAAGTCGATCGCAGCGCTGAATTTGGGGTCGATTTGAGGGAATTGGGGCCAACGGTAAATTTCATAGATGGGTTGGAGGCAGCGGCGGCCTTCGCCGTGGCATTGCAGTGAGGCTGCGGTCGCGGCTAAGCGGTGCAGGTGCCTCCAAATGCCAACGGCGGTTATCTATTTTTGTTCGCATTTTACAGAAGTGCCGCCTCCAAATGCCAACGACGGCCACGTTATTCTGATAATACATCTTAGTATCGTACACAGTTGCACACACGACGGACGGGATACGAGCAGTGCTTTGTACGGCGCGAACGCTCAAACGGTGATGCTGTTGGGGATGCCGCGGACGACCGTTCCGGGCTCCGGCGTCGGCTTGAGCAGCGTGTACGGCACCTGCACCGGCCCGGCCCTGTTCTTCAGCTCCGGGTCGGTGTTACGTCTCTCGATGTTCTCCGCGACCTCCTTCAGCCTCGTCTGAAAACACGCCAGCGCCTCGGCCGCGCGCTGCTCTCCAGTCCACACCTCCGTGTCCGGCCGCTGGCCCAGGTACACCTCCCCATTCAGCGCCAGGGGCCCAGTGGCAATCGACATGAACGCCAGAGCCTCGGTCACCGGCGTGATGCTCCCCAGGAAGTCCGACTCGGTCACCTCTGCTCCATCCTCCGGCATCGGCCGCGAGGTGTTGTTGGGGCTGTTCGGGACGAAGCCCTGGTAGTCGTACTGCCCGAAGCTGACGGCCGCGTGGTACGCCGAGCCCAACCAGATGATGGTGGTGCAGGTCTCCACGAGGTCCGCGAGGCAGTCCAGCGTCGGCCACCAAGGCGCGTCGCGCAGGTCGCCGTGCCCCACATTCCTGACCTCGCTCCACCACCCCTGCAGCTCGCTGTCCCTCGCCACGGCGCCGTCGTCGGAGTAGTAGATGGCGCAGTAGTCCGAAACCCATTTCCTGGTGGCCATCCAGATGTCAAGTCCGTCCACCGCGTACGGGTAGTCCTTTATCAGCAGCTCCAGACTCTCTGGGTTCTTGGGATCACCTTTCGCCAGACCTCTGCAAAAGTATAATTGGAAATTCAGAAGCAGAGTTAGAGTGCGAGGAGAATTCATAATTGTTTGGTTCATAGCTGCAATTCAGTTCCATCTACGCTGGAAATGTCATCATGCAGGTGCAGCGCAGAGATGACAGCAGCAGCATTTTTAGAAGTGAGTTACCATGCATACGTACCTCTTGACGAGATCATTGGGGAGAGCAAGCTCTGTAAAGTTCCAGGCCTTGTATTCCTTTGAGGACATCTCAATGTTGTACTTGCTGGAGGAGTAGGTAACCTCGTGTATGCCGCGGAAGATGTCGCCGTTCTTTCTCCGGTCACCCGAACTGATGACGATCTGGCGTGCGACGGTATTGATGTGGAGCGTCTTTCGGAAGTGCGGCTTCAGGAGCCTGTGGATGGGGTGCAGCACGCTCAGCTGCCGGTTCGCGGCGATCACGAACGGCTCCATGATCGCGTGCGTGTTTAACCTACATCACATAAGCAATCATATCAACACCATATCATCATCATAATCTAATCATGTAGGATTCATTATATTAGAAGATTTCGACTAAAAAGTTTGAAGTGTACCAGTGAGAGATGAAGTTGTTCGCGCAGGTGTCGTTCGCGGCGGCGTGGACTTTGGCGAGCTCCCACGTCGTGAACCTGTCGGCCGTGATGCCTTCGGTGTCCGGCGGAGTGTACACCGTGCTGACTGCGCCGAGCTGCTCGTTCTCCGGGTGCGGCGAGCTGAGCTCGATTGCGAGCGGTTTTAGCGTCGAGTCATCGTTCAAGAACAGGAGCGTTCTGGCGGCGTACACCTTCCTCTGCGAGATCtcgcccttctcctcctcgcctGGGAGCTCGTTGATGCGCTTCACGTATGGCATCATCCAATCGTGATGATCCACAGCGTACAGCCTCCCCTTCTCCACAGCCTACACAGTACAACACCACCACCCCCACTCTTAAGTTATCCTCAGAGTTCAGACAAAAACACTGCAGATCTGTTCCCCTTGTGTAGAAGTTAGCCTAGAATGCTCTGAGATTGATGTCTCGCTCGCAAGGCGTGAATCGTGTATACCTGTTGCACCGTCATGCCACCCATATTCTTCTCGACGTGATCTTTGGTTATCTTGCTGTCCTGGTCGCCGTACACACCCCGGTCAAGCTCGCTGGTCAGTGGGAATTTGGTGACGCGCTTGATGCACACGGGGTTCGCCCCGGCGACCATCTGCCGCGCGAATTCTTCATCTTTCCGCCAATTCGTTGGGTTTACTGCATCAAACGGCATATTTCTTTGAGCATGCATGACACGACGATCAGGAGACTGGACACGCAGGCAGACGGCACGACGCAACTGCAGTACCTGAGATGACCTGGGGGACGGGGAACATCGCCTTGGCGTTGCTGTTGATGACCCCCTTGGCCTCGGGGAGCCGGCCGAGGTCGTCGAGGCCGAAGAGACGGTAGATATCCGCGAGCGACTTGAAGTGACCACCCAAGGGTGGAAGCGAGGGCGCGGGCACGCTGCCAAAGCCGACGCGCTCGTCGCACGGGACGTATATATCCTCGTCCAGTGGCACTCTGGTCTCCGTCCGAGGATCTGATGTATGATGAAACAGGGTAGATCATGATGTGCTTCTAGGACATTATAGATCTGAAGAAACTTCGAACTGAACATGTAAGAACGTTCCATATTTAAGGCGTGTACAATAAAATGACGTTAGCCGTTTAGAAAAGAAGTCATATATTATTTTATCTGACATATAGGAAAGAAAAACATGATATAGAAAGATATTGTGTATTAATTAACAGACGATCTAGAATATTAAACAACCACTCTTATAAACAATATTTcttttattatataaatatcGTCTGCTATTTGTAGTCTCAACTTTTTATGTATCATTTAAATTACTTATAGTCAATCCACACAATAACTTTTTAAAACAGTGTAACCCTATCTACACGATCTTCATTGGAAACCCAAGGCTAGGTGCGGGATGTAGGATCGAAACCCCACCGGCCCAACTCCCACCTTGGAGCTTTGCCACTGGTCTCCGTGTCTCTTCGCACCTATATAATGACTTATCTATTACATTATTAATATATGATATGAAATGGTATTACAGACTGTACGGGGTAAGGAGATAAACGAACCTGTCTTGGCTGGTGGTCGGCCGGTCTTGGTACGCCGAGGGTACGGGTACTCTTCAGATCCTCCCAGCACGGGGCGTGCCAAGTCCTTCCGCAGGTCAGGATTCCCCAAGTCGTTGTAGAGCGCGTAGTCGTACACACGATCCCACTCCTGGAACGGCCGATCAGTCGATGCGCCGTCTCCCCGGAGCACCCTGAGCTCGTCTTCCCTGTACTTGAGCAGTGCGCTTGGTGTTTTTTCCTTGACACACGCCTGCAGGAAGTCAAGAAACATTTCAGCATGCACTTCTCTGTCGAGTGGTGATCCATCGGTCAGTCAGGAATAGCCGGATAGAGTTTGCGTTGTGGTCGCAGCTACGCACGTCGTTGGTGAAGAAGAGGCGGTGCGGGTGCTTCCCGACGGGATAGACCCAACCGTTGCAGGCGAAATGGACGGCCCCCGCGGTGGCGCCGAAGCCGGTCGGTGCGCTCAGCAGCTTCAAGTACACGGGGAAGTCGGAGTGGTTCTTCACGACCACCGCGCCGGGCGTGCCCAGCGCCTCGTCCCACGTCAGTTTCACGTCGAGCTCCGTCTCCCCGACGCCTACGACGGCGTTCAgcaccgcctcctccgccttcaCCCCGCGTCCGTCGCCTCCTGCacgcgcacgcacgcacgcatacGACCATCACACGCACATTAGCTTCCAAAAGCGTGTCAAACTGGCAACTGAAACAGAGTCGTGGGCTCGTGGTTCGTGTACCGGCGACGGTGGCGCTGACAAGCTGGagggagagcctgagctggctgttGGGCGAGTCGGCGAAGTTCTGCAACAGAAGCTTTCCTCCGACATGTACGCTTGTCGACGAGGCTCCCAGAGCCGAGTCGGCCACGGCACGCGCCGGCGCCGCACGCGGCTTTCCCGATGCGGCCGCGGCCTGGGTGAGGTATGTGCTCGGTTGCAGTTTTTTCGGCCAAGAACGTGCAGCCGCGAGCGCGAGTATCGGCCGTGCCGCCCCTGCGCCCGTGAAGGACGGGGCGTGCGAGCCGCGGCAACACGGGCTCTGCTGCATCATCGTATCGATCTGATCCGGCGCGAGTTTGCCGCGTGCTCGATAGGATCCAATGATTCCCAGTATGTCACGGGCGGTAGACTGATTTATGAATGAATATGTGTACGTTCATGCATGGATGCGTCCAAGACGTCGCTCCTGTAGAGCGTGCATTGCATGTTGAAGGTGCACACGGATGAAGTGTGTGTGGCCGAGACCAAAGCGGGGTCCAAGCCCACCACGTGAGGCACGCTTAGGCGTGGCGCCGTGCGCATCTAAGCGGTGGCGGTTTCTTTAGATATTTAGGAGGCCTTCCGCAGCGATTTTTTAGAGACGTTCCTGTTAGCAAACCTAGCAGGTTATGTATTAAAGTAAATCTATTTTGAATCCTAGTAGAATTGAAGTCCAACTCTTAAGAGTTTTTGGTTCTTTATATACAGGGTGAGATCTCTCATTGTAACACACAGAAAAACAGATCAATAAAGAATATACAGTTTTTCCCTACACTTATGTCTTCtttttgcaattgttctctcAGTGAATTGTTGGACTACGCTCGGTAGCAACAGTtcctcaacacgttatcagcacgaagctctgcCGGAGAACAAGCTAGTGAAACGAATCTGCCCACAACCGATTTGCATTGCATCGACATCGTCATCAAGCGGGCAGGTCTttggcctagcctatatgccctacgcgGCACAAATTATTCGCAAAAACTGAAAGGTACGATCGATTTGGTACGTACCCAATCCACTACTGTTTTGCGTCAAATAGATCTGAAATCGCAGCACATGAACCGTAGTGAATCGCATGAACAATAGCAATCCTTCCCGTCGAATAGATCGATTCGCAACAGTAGTCTTCGATCTAAATCTCGTCGGCAACAATATGCATACGGAAAAAGTTCCGAACACCACAACATCGAGCACACGGTTCGACGGTGGGGCCTGCAGCCGCCACTCGCCGTCGACAGAACTCCGGCAACGGACCGCAAGGATCCCGGCGACATTCTTGCAACCCGATGACGACGGCTCGATGGCACGTCCCacagaaaagagaaaaataaataaaaaagggaGGTGAAGTCGCCGCCGGCAAGAAGGCCGGCGACCTCCCTCCACCGTGCCGCAA
This genomic window from Phragmites australis chromosome 7, lpPhrAust1.1, whole genome shotgun sequence contains:
- the LOC133925147 gene encoding uncharacterized protein LOC133925147, producing MEGVAAQIAVPILGIVAAAAVTFYTVSFMELRDKSFEELDDKYSEFDEESGGRQRRARRRAERERKKRNN
- the LOC133925145 gene encoding linoleate 9S-lipoxygenase-like encodes the protein MMQQSPCCRGSHAPSFTGAGAARPILALAAARSWPKKLQPSTYLTQAAAASGKPRAAPARAVADSALGASSTSVHVGGKLLLQNFADSPNSQLRLSLQLVSATVAGGDGRGVKAEEAVLNAVVGVGETELDVKLTWDEALGTPGAVVVKNHSDFPVYLKLLSAPTGFGATAGAVHFACNGWVYPVGKHPHRLFFTNDACVKEKTPSALLKYREDELRVLRGDGASTDRPFQEWDRVYDYALYNDLGNPDLRKDLARPVLGGSEEYPYPRRTKTGRPPAKTDPRTETRVPLDEDIYVPCDERVGFGSVPAPSLPPLGGHFKSLADIYRLFGLDDLGRLPEAKGVINSNAKAMFPVPQVISVNPTNWRKDEEFARQMVAGANPVCIKRVTKFPLTSELDRGVYGDQDSKITKDHVEKNMGGMTVQQAVEKGRLYAVDHHDWMMPYVKRINELPGEEEKGEISQRKVYAARTLLFLNDDSTLKPLAIELSSPHPENEQLGAVSTVYTPPDTEGITADRFTTWELAKVHAAANDTCANNFISHWLNTHAIMEPFVIAANRQLSVLHPIHRLLKPHFRKTLHINTVARQIVISSGDRRKNGDIFRGIHEVTYSSSKYNIEMSSKEYKAWNFTELALPNDLVKRGLAKGDPKNPESLELLIKDYPYAVDGLDIWMATRKWVSDYCAIYYSDDGAVARDSELQGWWSEVRNVGHGDLRDAPWWPTLDCLADLVETCTTIIWLGSAYHAAVSFGQYDYQGFVPNSPNNTSRPMPEDGAEVTESDFLGSITPVTEALAFMSIATGPLALNGEVYLGQRPDTEVWTGEQRAAEALACFQTRLKEVAENIERRNTDPELKNRAGPVQVPYTLLKPTPEPGTVVRGIPNSITV
- the LOC133925146 gene encoding triacylglycerol lipase OBL1-like, with the translated sequence MSKLDYCFSNDYMVLRPDRAGPVELLHLLFSPKVGRNRAVDCFTSTEIRSFSRRLAIFLNLLLQIVLLALTGPLAALGGAVEFVLNLVDNILHGRMEYPDKSSPTYRSMTGLIDRRVDLDRSIKPTDNRYDAALCVMASKLAYENEAFIQNVVTRHWQMEFVRFYNCWNEFQNAYTAQAFVFCDKPVDADLIVVAFRGTRPFDAARWCADLDPSWYKIPRLGRARAAYTHALGAQRNIGWPKWVEHIKGKPQKVFAYYMIRDAVKELLEANKKARLLVTGHGSGGALAVLFPAILAYHKEKAVLDRLAGVYTFGQPRVGDAMLAMFIERNLDRPKKRHFRITYGDDPLPRLPNESSAVHFLHFGLGLHFDKCYKLKVLRDIPGEPTSSSPLDFVTSRINSAWELGRSVHLGYRRGAYFREGWLLLLVRILALALPGLPFHRVQDYVNAIVLGAYIPKDN